Within the Desulfitibacter alkalitolerans DSM 16504 genome, the region CCAGTAAGCTCTTTTTTGCATGCAAAAAAATCTAGCATTTTCTTCTTCGTGTCCAGGAATAGGTTTATATATGATTATCGGCAGCCCACAAACAGATGCCTCTGTTAAAGTAACTGCTCCGGCCTTGGTTATTAAAAGACTTGCTTTTTTCATGTACATATCTACCTTGTTGGTATAATCAATGATTTCCCACTTCTTATTATCCCCCAATTTGTTCTGTAAATAGTTATAGAGGCCAGCATTTTTACCAGTCAGCACTGTACCTTTAAATGGAAGGGTTACCTTATCCAGGCTTTCAAGAATTTCTACCAATGAACCTATTCCAAGCCCTCCGCCCATTATCAATAAATTGGGCACATCAATGTTTTGCAAATGCCCTTTTTGGATGGTGGTATGCGCTTTCAAAAGAAATCGCTGGGATACAGGGATGCCGCTTACATGTATGCTTGTTTTGGGATAACCCTTAATAGATAGTGAGTTTGCAACCTGCTCATTACCTGCAAAATACCCTGATATTTGGGGATTATACCAAAAGGGATGAAAATCATAATCTGTAATAATAGCCCATGCAGGAGATAGAGACTTGCTGTTATAAGAAGCTACAGGAAAGGGATGTGTAAAAACAAAAATATCCGGTCTAAAGCTTAGCTGTATCCTCTGCAGGAATTTATAGCACAGGTGATTATAAATACTTAAAAACCTGAGTTTTTTTTGCTTTTGAGACCAGTAGTATGCTTTACTATACACACTAGGTGTTTTATCTAACACCCCCAGGTATACATGTTTTACAAACTGATATATTTTTTGTTCATCCAGGAGATCATATATAACAATCTCAGAATCCGTCATCATACGCTGCAGGTTTTCTTTTACATACTTTGCCACCTGATTGTGACCAGAGCCTATTGAAGCCGAAACGATGGCTACTCTCTTCATTCCTTTCCCTCCATGATATTGATTTACATAATCCTAATGTAATTATAGGCTTAGTAGTTTAAACCAATATGAATTTTTAGTAAAATTATCGTAAAATAGTTGAAAAAAACCCCTGTGATAACAGGGGTTGAATTTGTTTAATGTAAGATTTTAGATAGGCTTCTCCGCCTATATATACTTAGTATTGCTCCTACCGCTAATGCGTTAACAATTAGCTGGGACCCTCCATAGCTTATAAAGGGTAAGCCTACCCCAGCAATGGGAGCAAAACCCAAGTTCATAAAAATATACCATATGAACTCTATAGAAAAAACAGCAACAAACCCCCTTATTAATAATTTCCCATAACTATTTTTAACTACAGTTGCAACATGAGCCATCCTTACCAGAAATGCTGCGGCCATAGCTGCTATTACAAATGCAGCAATCCAACCAAAAGTAAAGATTATATAGGCAAATATAAAATCCGTATGTAACTCAGGCATAACTCCCTTCTCTAACACAAAACCCTGTCCATAGAGACCTGCCGACTTAATTAAATTACTTAACTGCATATATAAATAACCACTACCTAAAGGATCTCCATGTGGATTAATAAATGCAAGCAAACTTTGAAGCTTATATGGACTGTTTAGCAATGGCAGGGCAATAACAGTCATCATTAAGCTCATCATAAATATGCTAACCCGATATCCTGCTCCTGAAGCTGTTAAAACTGTAATACAGGCGATGATATAAATTAACGCTGCGGGAAAAAATGAACCGTTGGCTACCAACAAAACTAATGGCATCAAACTTAGTAATATTCCATGGATAAATTTCTTATTATCACGCCAATCTATATTATTTAAGATTCCTGCCAGGGCTATTACGAACAAGAATGGTGATATGCTTACAATGTCAATGCTAATACCTCCTATACTTAACCAGCGTTTACCGTTTATGATGGGATTTGCTATTAAGGTTAGCACCAACAGCATAATGGAACCCATGTAAATGTTTTTTGAATAGGCTTCAAGCTTCCTATAATCAAAGAAATACAAACCAACTATAATAATAGCGCCAAGTACCGTATAGCTTAAACTTCTTGCAAATAAGGAAAAACCACTTAAACCTTGACTATCCATAATGTGCATTAACAATAAACCTAAGCTAACAAATAAAAGGCTTAGGAGTATGATACTCCATTCTGGTTTAGGCTTATGTACTTTAGCCAGTTCCTTACCCACAATGGATGAATTACCCATATGAGCAATTGCCTTTTCAACTGCCTCATCCATATTAAAGCCTTGGGCCAAATAATCAGCAACCATTTCTTGGATATGACTCATCAGCTCAAGTTTTATTTCCTGGTGAGATTCACGCAGCCTAATTTCTGAACATACACTATTAAGATATGACTGAACTTTTTCATTATCCATCAGCATACATACACCTCCTGTGTAATGACCTTATCCACTGCTGAACGAAAAGTCACCCATTCCTTTTCTTTTTCTTTAAGGTGTTGTTTCCCAGGGCTTGTTATACGATAATACTTTCTTTGGCGGCTGCCTTTACTGCCTAACCAGTAAGACTCAATCATACCATCGGCTTCTAATGAATGTAAAATAGGATAAAGGGTTCCCTCTTTAAAGGTAAATACGCCACTAGATTTCTTTTCAATTTCCTTTATCATCTGGTACCCATACATTGGTTCTTTGTCTAGCAAGCTAAGTACTAGTATAACAGTACTTCCCTTTAGCATTTCCTTACTAATTTTCAATCCTCAAATCCTCCTTTATAATACTTTTTATATCTATGCATAGTATATCTATGTATTATTCTAAGCTATACTCCTTTTTTTAGCAATACTTTTTTTCTTAAAAATAAAAACCTTCCATTGGAAGATTTTTAATATTAGTAGGTTAATTATACGCAATAGTTCCTCACAAGATCTTCAAAACTATCTCGTTTGCGAATCAGCCGATGAGCTCCGCTTTCAGTAATCAATACCTCTGCCGGGCGGAGACGAAAATTATAGTTGGTTGACATAACATGCCCGTAGGCTCCGGCATTCAGAACAGCTAAAATATCACCCTCATGTATTTCCGGCAGGAGTCTTTCCTTGGCCATAATATCACCGGTTTCGCAAATGTTTCCAACAACTGTCACCTGTTTCGCAAGTCCACCAGGCTCTTTTTTGCTGAGAACCTCAACTTCATGGTAGGAATCATACATGGAAGGGCGCACCAGGACATTCATGCCCAGATCTGTACCTATGTAAGTCTTGTCATAATTTTGTTTTATGGAGTAAACCTGGCCCAGCAGGATTCCGCATTCAGCTGCAATGTATCTTCCAGGCTCGATTTTAAATACAACCTCCTTGTTATCATACTCATGAAGAAATTCATTCAATACAGCAGAAAGCTTTTCAGACAGGGCCAGAAGATCAAGACGGTTTTCGCTCTTTTTATAGGGAACTCCAAAGCCTCCGCCAAAATCTATAAATTCAAGACCTGGAAATTGCTTAATGATTTCTAAAAGCCCTTTTACACCATTTATATATTCATCCTCATCTAAAAAAAGGGACCCTATATGCTGATTAATGCCAACTAGCCTCAAGGCATGCTTTTGCAAAATAGTCTTTACTTCATCAACGAACTCTGCCTGGACACCGAATTTTGTGTTCTTTCCTGCTGTAACAACCTTTTCGTGGTGTCCAGCCCCAAAGCCAGGGTTAAAACGTACGGCAACTCGTCCTCCTGCATTGATCTTTCCATAAAGTTCAAGCTGTGAAAGACTGTCAACACTAACTAGAATGTCCCGGTCTATGGCATATTTCATTTCCTCTGCTGATACATTGTTGCCAATATAGAAAATTCTATCTGGTGTAAATCCCGCCAGCTCCTCCACATATATCTCACCAGGAGACATGGCATCAACATTAAGGCCTTCATCCAGAACAATTTTTAAAAGGTGAGGATTGCTGTTTGCCTTGATAGAATAATTAACCTGTAAATTAAGTCCAGGAAGAAGGTTTTTTAGTTCATTACACCTTTTACGTAAAATGGTCTCATCATATACATACAATGGACTGCCGTAGGTTTCAATTAGCTCAAAGGCTGTTTTTTTATCAATAAACATGGTTATTCCTTCCCTTCTCTTTTTAGGCTGATAAGGTCTATTTCATTTCTAAGGGCCTCTTTAAACAGGGTAATTAGGGTTTTGTTTTGAGTAAACAAACATGTTGCCGGATTGCTTTTATCATGCAGATTACCTGTTAATACAAAAGCCGAGTCAGCGATTAAGCGAATTTGAAAGGGCTGTTTATTTGTATAATAGATTTCTGCACCCTTAATACTAAACCCGTCTGAGGTTATAATTACAACCTTCAATCCACGATTAATTGCCGAAGCAAGCTCCTCTTCAATAAGTTCACATTCTTTTGCCGACATGGAAATATACAAGCGCTCCCTGGCATTTTCAACCATATTCTTCATCTTATCAATTATACGCAAATCACCGGAAATGGTGATATAGGCATCAGGGGCAGCAGCACTTGTAGGTGCATTTTCTTTTATGTATGAAAGGATCTTGCCAAAGGCACGCTCCTTATTTCTGCAGTATTCCTGTGGTTCTAGTGGAGAATACCTGATGCTTTCACCGTCAATCTTGTATGCTGCACCCTTTTCCACAAGGCCTTCAAGGGCATTATAGACATTTGATCGTGATATACCGGACAGCTTGGCCGCCTCATACCCGTTTAGTGCCCCCTGGGAAAGCAGGGTAATGTATACCTTTGCTTCATAGTTAGTTAAACCTGTTGCCATTAGGCAGCTTGTTAAATCCATAACACCACCTCAATTTTAGTATTTCTAATTAGTAATACTATATATGCTTGGGTGTTTTTTGTCAATTAAAAAAACGCCCAAGCTATCGGACGTTTCTTACTAAATATTCTATCTTCCACATTATTCAATTTCCACATCTGTGCCTTCGAGGTCTGTTTCTTTTATCCCAAGCTCCTGCATAGCTACATGGGCAGGAATAAAATCCTCTGGTTTGGCCTTTTCTACCCGTTTTTCAGCTTCGATAAACAACCGGTAATTTTCCAGGTTCTCCAGCAGTTCCTCATAAGCTTCGGGGGTTAACAACACACAAGCCGGCGAGTTGTTTTTTAGCACAATTTTAAAACCGGTTTCTTTAAGTTCCTCAAATATTTTGTTGGCTTCCCCTTTATTAAAACGAGAAATAGGTACAAGAGAATTAACCACATCGCTAACAGAAATATTATTAAGCATGATACTAACTCCTTCCATCAACCACATTATTAACATGCTGCCTTATCTTAATAATATTCTATTGTTTATCTATAAATTTATCAATAAATTTGTAGATAAACTTCCTTGCAATAAATCTTCCAATGACTTCAACTCTATGGTTTAACTAATTATATTCTCGATGCCTGTCCCGATGCTGCAAGAGGCAATTACTGCATACCTTTCAAACCGTTTCTTTGCAGTAAAGCCTTTAA harbors:
- a CDS encoding MGDG synthase family glycosyltransferase: MKRVAIVSASIGSGHNQVAKYVKENLQRMMTDSEIVIYDLLDEQKIYQFVKHVYLGVLDKTPSVYSKAYYWSQKQKKLRFLSIYNHLCYKFLQRIQLSFRPDIFVFTHPFPVASYNSKSLSPAWAIITDYDFHPFWYNPQISGYFAGNEQVANSLSIKGYPKTSIHVSGIPVSQRFLLKAHTTIQKGHLQNIDVPNLLIMGGGLGIGSLVEILESLDKVTLPFKGTVLTGKNAGLYNYLQNKLGDNKKWEIIDYTNKVDMYMKKASLLITKAGAVTLTEASVCGLPIIIYKPIPGHEEENARFFCMQKRAYWAKGPEELVEIVNNALANPKILEEISKQGLKYSKPYAAREISRIILEELVQPIRRHYEYTT
- a CDS encoding FtsW/RodA/SpoVE family cell cycle protein; amino-acid sequence: MLMDNEKVQSYLNSVCSEIRLRESHQEIKLELMSHIQEMVADYLAQGFNMDEAVEKAIAHMGNSSIVGKELAKVHKPKPEWSIILLSLLFVSLGLLLMHIMDSQGLSGFSLFARSLSYTVLGAIIIVGLYFFDYRKLEAYSKNIYMGSIMLLVLTLIANPIINGKRWLSIGGISIDIVSISPFLFVIALAGILNNIDWRDNKKFIHGILLSLMPLVLLVANGSFFPAALIYIIACITVLTASGAGYRVSIFMMSLMMTVIALPLLNSPYKLQSLLAFINPHGDPLGSGYLYMQLSNLIKSAGLYGQGFVLEKGVMPELHTDFIFAYIIFTFGWIAAFVIAAMAAAFLVRMAHVATVVKNSYGKLLIRGFVAVFSIEFIWYIFMNLGFAPIAGVGLPFISYGGSQLIVNALAVGAILSIYRRRSLSKILH
- a CDS encoding PadR family transcriptional regulator — encoded protein: MKISKEMLKGSTVILVLSLLDKEPMYGYQMIKEIEKKSSGVFTFKEGTLYPILHSLEADGMIESYWLGSKGSRQRKYYRITSPGKQHLKEKEKEWVTFRSAVDKVITQEVYVC
- the lysA gene encoding diaminopimelate decarboxylase; the encoded protein is MFIDKKTAFELIETYGSPLYVYDETILRKRCNELKNLLPGLNLQVNYSIKANSNPHLLKIVLDEGLNVDAMSPGEIYVEELAGFTPDRIFYIGNNVSAEEMKYAIDRDILVSVDSLSQLELYGKINAGGRVAVRFNPGFGAGHHEKVVTAGKNTKFGVQAEFVDEVKTILQKHALRLVGINQHIGSLFLDEDEYINGVKGLLEIIKQFPGLEFIDFGGGFGVPYKKSENRLDLLALSEKLSAVLNEFLHEYDNKEVVFKIEPGRYIAAECGILLGQVYSIKQNYDKTYIGTDLGMNVLVRPSMYDSYHEVEVLSKKEPGGLAKQVTVVGNICETGDIMAKERLLPEIHEGDILAVLNAGAYGHVMSTNYNFRLRPAEVLITESGAHRLIRKRDSFEDLVRNYCV
- a CDS encoding TrmB family transcriptional regulator, whose amino-acid sequence is MDLTSCLMATGLTNYEAKVYITLLSQGALNGYEAAKLSGISRSNVYNALEGLVEKGAAYKIDGESIRYSPLEPQEYCRNKERAFGKILSYIKENAPTSAAAPDAYITISGDLRIIDKMKNMVENARERLYISMSAKECELIEEELASAINRGLKVVIITSDGFSIKGAEIYYTNKQPFQIRLIADSAFVLTGNLHDKSNPATCLFTQNKTLITLFKEALRNEIDLISLKREGKE